The genomic DNA GAGCGATACGGTCAAACCCTGCGGGAGGGACACGGTGGAGTCTGGCGTGGCGGCGCGGGGTTCAGCAACGCGCACAAAAGGCGGACAGTCCGTGAAAAAACAGCGCAATGGGACCATCGATGTGGACGCGGCAGCTCTGAACAGACTGCTCGCGGCCCTCGTGGCGATGCGGGACGGCAACTTCCGCAGGCGGCTGACCGTCTCGGGCGATGGCGTGATGACGGAGATCGCGGCGGTCTTCAACGAGGTCGCCGACCGGAATCTCCATCTCACCGGTGAGCTGGCACGCGTACGGCGCGTGGTGGGCCGTGAGGGAAAGCTCACGGAGCGCCTGGAGACAGGGGCCTGCGAAGGCTCCTGGGCGGCCGCCATCGATGCCTCCAACGAGCTGGTCGACGATCTCTCGCGACCGGTCTCCGAGGTCGGACGGGTGCTCGCGGCGATCGCCGACGGTGACCTCGAACAGCGGATGGAACTGCGCTCGCACACGGCGGACGAAACGGTACGGCCGCTGCGCGGCGAGTTCCTGAAGGTCGCCCGTACGGTCAACAACCTGGTCGATCAGCTGTCCGCGTTCACCGAGCAGGTGACCCGGGTCGCGGTCGAGGTCGGGACCGAGGGCAAGCTCGGCGGGCAGGCCCAGGTGCGCGGGATGTCCGGGTCCTGGAAGGACCTCACGGACTCCGTGAACACCATGGCGTACCGGCTGACGGCCCAGGTGCGGGACATCGCTCTGGTGACGACGGCGGTCGCCAAGGGTGATCTGTCACGGAAGGTCACCGTCCATGTGGCCGGTGAGATGCTCCAGCTGAAGAACACCGTCAACACGATGGTCGACCAGCTGTCCTCGTTCTCCTCCGAGGTGACCCGTGTCGCCCGTGAGGTGGGTACGGAGGGTGAGCTCGGCGGTCAGGCGACGGTGCCGGGTGTGGCCGGGGTGTGGAAGGACCTCACCGACTCCGTCAACACGATGGCGGGCAACCTCACCTCCCAGGTGCGCGGTATCGCGGAGGTGACGACGGCGGTCGCCAACGGCGACCTGTCGCAGAAGGTCACGGTGAGCGCCCGCGGCGAGGTGGCGCAACTGGCCGAGACGATCAACCAGATGACCGAGACGCTGCGCACCTTCGCGGACGAAGTGACGCGTGTGGCCAGCGAGGTCGGTGGTGAGGGGCTGCTGGGCGGGCAGGCCCAGGTGCCGGGCGCGGCGGGAACGTGGAAGGACCTCACCGATTCGGTGAACACGGTCTTCCGGAACCTGACGACCCAGGTGCGCGACATCGCGCAGGTGACCACGGCGGTGGCCAGCGGTGACATGACCCAGAAGGTCACCGTCGATGTGGCCGGCGAGATGCTGGAGCTCAAGAACACCGTCAACACGATGGTGGACCAGCTGCAGTCGTTCGGTTCGGAGGTGACCCGGGTCGCCCGGGAGGTCGGCGTCGAGGGCCGGCTCGGCGGTCAGGCCGAGGTCCCGGGGGCGGCGGGGACCTGGAAGGACCTCACGGACTCGGTGAACACCGCGTTCCGGAACCTGACCGGTCAGGTGCGGGACATCGCGCAGGTGACCACCGCGGTCGCCAACGGGGACCTGTCGCAGAAGGTCACCGTCGATGTCGCGGGCGAGATGCTGGAACTGAAGAACACCGTCAACACGATGGTGGCGCAGCTCTCGTCCTTCGCCGACCAGGTGACGCGGATGGCGCGGGACGTGGGCACGGAGGGCCGTCTCGGCGGCCAGGCGCGGGTCGACGGCGTCCTGGGAACGTGGAAGGAACTCACCGACTCCGTCAACTTCATGGCGGGGAACCTGACCTCGCAGGTACGCCAGATCGCCCAGGTGACCACGGCGGTGGCGCGGGGCGACCTGTCGCAGAAGATCGATGTGGACGCCCGGGGCGAGATCCTTGAGCTGAAGAACACCATCAACACGATGGTCGACCAGCTCTCCGCCTTCGCCGAGCAGGTGACCCGGGTCGCCCGTGAGGTGGGCACGGACGGACGGCTCGGCGGGCAGGCGCAGGTGCCCGGGGTGGCGGGCGTGTGGCGCGATCTGACCGACTCGGTGAACGGCATGGCGGGGAACCTCACCGCCCAGGTCCGTAACATCGCGCAGGTCGCCACGGCGGTGGCGCGCGGTGACCTGTCGCAGAAGATCGATGTGGACGCCCGGGGCGAGATCCTTGAGCTGAAGAACACCCTCAACACCATGGTCGACCAGCTCTCCAACTTCGCGGAGCAGGTCACCCGGGTCGCCCGTGAGGTGGGTACCGAAGGCATTCTCGGCGGCCAGGCCGAGGTGCAGGGCGTGTCCGGTACCTGGAAGGACCTCACCCAGTCCGTCAACGGCATGGCGAACAACCTGACCCTTCAGGTCCGCAACATCGCCGAAGTCACCACCGCGGTCGCCAAGGGTGATCTCTCCAAGAAGATCACCGTGGACGCCAAGGGCGAGATGCTCGAACTGGTGACGACGGTCAACACGATGGTCGACCAGCTGCTGAACTTCGCCGACGAGGTGACCCGGGTCGCCAGGGAAGTGGGCACCGAGGGCATCCTCGGAGGCCAGGCCCGGGTGCGCGGTGCGACCGGCATCTGGAAGGACCTCAGTGACAACGTCAACCTGATGGCCAGCAATCTCACCAGCCAGGTGCGCAACATCTCCCGGGTCTCGTCCGCGGTCGCGAACGGCGATCTGACGAAGAAGGTGACCGTCGAGGCGCGCGGTGAGGTGGCCGAACTCGCCGACACCGTCAACACGATGGTCACGACGCTTTCCTCGTTCGCCGACGAGGTGACGCGAGTGGCCCGCGAGGTGGGTACCGAGGGCGCGCTGGGCGGACAGGCCAGGGTGCCGGGCGTCGCTGGTACGTGGAAGGACCTCACCGAGTCCGTGAACTCGATGGCCTCCAACCTGACCGGCCAGGTGCGCCAGATCGCCACGGTCACCACGGCGATCGCCAGGGGAGATCTCACCAAGAAGATCGACATCGATGCGCGCGGTGAGATCCAGGAGCTGAAGAACACCATCAATACGATGGTCGACCAGCTGTCCTCGTTCGCCGAGGAAGTCACCCGCGTGGCCCGCGAGGTGGGCACGGAGGGGCAGTTGGGCGGTCAGGCCCGCGTCCGGGACGTCAACGGTACCTGGCGCGACCTCACCGAATCGGTGAACGAGATGGCCGGGAACCTGACCCGTCAGGTGCGTGCCATCGCGGCCGTTGCCACGGCGGTGACGCGCGGCGATCTGAACCTCAAGATCGACGTGGACGCGGCCGGCGAGATCCAGGTGCTGCAGGACAACGTCAACACGATGATCGCCAACCTGCGTGACACCACGCTCGCCAACAAGGAACAGGACTGGCTCAAGGGCAACCTGGCCCGGATCTCCGGTCTGATGCAGGGCCGTCGCGATCTGGACGACGTCGCCTCGTTGATCATGAGCGAGCTGACCCCGGTCGTCTCCGCGCAGCACGGCGCGTTCTTCCTGGCCATGGCGCCGGGCGACACGGGCGAGGTCGGTTCGGACAGTGACGCGGAGAGCCTGTACGAGCTGCGTATGCGCGGCAGTTACGGATATTCGGCGGGTTCGATGCCGACCTCCTTCCGTCCCGGCGAGACGCTGATCGGCACGGCGGCCGAGGAGAAGCGCACGATCCAGGTGGACAACGTGCCGCCCGGCTATCTGAAGATCTCCTCCGGGCTCGGCGAGGCGCCGCCCGCGCATGTGATCGTGCTGCCGGTGCTGTTCGAGGGCAAGGTCCTCGGTGTGATCGAGCTGGCCTCCTTCCAGCCGTTCACGCACATCCAGCGGGACTTCCTCAACCAGCTCGCCGAGATGATCGCGACGAGCGTCAACACCATCAGCGTCAATACGAAGACCGAGAAACTCCTCGAACAGTCCCAGGAGCTGACGGAGCAGCTTCGGGACCGCTCGCAGGAGCTGGAGAACCGGCAGAAGGCACTCCAGGCGTCCAACGCCGAACTGGAGGAGAAGGCCGAACTGCTGGCCCAGCAGAACCGCGACATCGAGGTGAAGAACACCGAGATCGAAGAGGCCCGGCAGGTCCTGGAGGAGCGTGCCGAGCAGCTCGCCGTCTCGATGCGCTACAAGTCCGAGTTCCTGGCGAACATGTCCCACGAGCTGCGTACCCCGCTCAACTCGCTGCTGATCCTGGCCAAGCTGCTCGCGGACAACGCCGAGGGCAACCTCTCGCCGAAGCAGGTGGAGTTCGCCGAGACGATCCACGGGGCCGGTTCCGATCTGCTCCAGCTGATCAACGACATCCTCGACCTGTCGAAGGTCGAGGCGGGCAAGATGGACGTCAGCCCGACCAGGATCGCGCTGGTCCAGCTCGTCGACTATGTGGAGGCGACGTTCCGCCCGCTCACCGCGGAGAAGGGGCTCGACTTCTCGGTACGGGTCTCCCCGGAGCTGCCCGCCACGCTGCACACGGACGAGCAGCGGCTGCTCCAGGTGCTGCGCAACCTGCTGTCCAACGCGGTGAAGTTCACCGACAGCGGTGCGGTGGAGCTGGTGATCCGGCCGGCCGGGGCGGATGTGCCGAACTCGATCCGGGAGCATCTGCTGGAAGCGGGTTCGCTGCGGGACGCGGACGCCGATCTGATCGCCTTCTCGGTCACGGACACCGGGATCGGCATCGCGTCCAGCAAGATGCTGGTGATCTTCGAGGCGTTCAAGCAGGCGGACGGGACGACCAGCCGGAAGTACGGCGGCACGGGCCTGGGTCTCTCCATCAGCCGGGAGATCGCCCGGCTGCTGGGCGGTGAGATCCATGCGGCGAGCGAGCCCGGCCGGGGCTCGACCTTCACGCTGTATCTGCCGCTGCACGCCAGCGAACTGCCGCCGCAGGGCTATCCGCAGGTGGGTCCCGGCCCCATCGAGATCCCTGGCATGACGGACGGGAGCGCCCTGCACGGGGAGGCGGTCCGCGGCGCCGAGCAGGCGCCACTGGGTGATCCGGCCAACTCCGCCGGGCTGTTCCGGCGGCGGCGCAAGGCACTGGGTGACGTGGCACGGCGGCCCGCGCTGCCCGCCCGTCCGAGCGCGGGCGCCGGTGGCGGTGCCGGCGCGGGTGCGGGTGCGGGTGCCGCGCGGGACGAGTGGGTCCAGGGAGCCCAGGAGGAGCCGGAGGCACGGCGGACGTTCCGGTTCCGCGGTGAGAAGGTCCTGATCGTCGACGACGACATCCGTAACGTCTTCGCGCTCACCAGCGTGCTGGAGCAGCACGGCCTTTCGGTGCTGTACGCGGAGAACGGCCGGGAGGGCATCGAGGTGCTGGAGCAGCACGACGATGTGACGGTCGTACTGATGGACATCATGATGCCCGAGATGGACGGCTACGCCACGACGACGGCGATCCGCAGGATGCCGCAGTTCGCCGGACTGCCGATCATCGCGCTCACCGCGAAGGCGATGAAGGGTGACCGGGAGAAGGCCATCGACTGTGGTGCTTCCGACTATGTCACCAAGCCGGTCGACCCTGATCATCTGCTTGCGGTCATGGAGCAGTGGATGCACGGAGAGTGATCGGGGCGTGAATGAATCACGGTGAATTGCTGACCGACTGTGGCTGAACGGGTGTGAGTGCGGGTTTTTCGGGGAACCTTCCAGTCTCCCACCGCGTTTGCGCTACGTGCACAGTGACATCGCGGTGACAGGGTGTGGTGACGGGCGGGGTGCGGCTACCATGACCGGCACAAGGACGGACGGCGTAAGGGAGTCGTCCCCTGGGGCGGCACCCGGTGTGATTCCGGGGCGAGGAGGACGGGCCATGGTGCAGAAGGCCAAGATCCTCCTGGTCGATGACCGGCCGGAGAATCTGCTGGCGCTGGAGGCCATCCTCTCTGCGCTCGATCAGACACTGGTACGGGCATCGTCAGGGGAGGAAGCGCTCAAAGCGCTGCTCACGGACGACTTCGCGGTCATTCTGCTGGACGTCCAGATGCCGGGCATGGACGGTTTCGAGACCGCCGCGCACATCAAGCGCCGGGAGCGGACCCGGGACATCCCGATCATCTTCCTCACCGCGATCAACCACGGTCCCCATCACACCTTCCGGGGATACGCGGCGGGCGCGGTGGACTACATCTCGAAGCCGTTCGACCCGTGGGTGCTGCGCGCCAAGGTCTCGGTCTTCGTCGAGCTGTACATGAAGAACTGCCAGCTCCGCGAGCAGGCCGCACTGCTGCGGCTCCAGCTCGAAGGCGGTGGCCACGCGGCCGGGGAGCACGAGAGGGAGCCGGCCGGTCTGCTGGCCGAACTCTCCGCACGGCTCGCGGCGGTCGAGGAGCAGGCGGAAGCGCTGTCCAAGCAGCTCGACGACGAATCCGCGGACGCCGGCGCGGTGGCGACCGCCGCCCACCTCGAACGCAAGCTCACCGGGCTGCGTCGCGCGCTCGACGCGCTGGAGCCGGGGGCGAACGGCAACGCCGGTGTCCTGCCCTCGCAGAGCTGAGCACCGGTCCGTAACTCCCGGCGGGCGCACGGCAACGGGCGTCCGCCGCTTCGCGGTTGCCCGAGGGCGGCCGGGTGGCGCCCGCCGCGGTGAGTGCGCGTCAGTTTCCCGCCCCGGTAAGGCGACACGGTCGGGTGAACCAGTAGGCACGCGTGTTCACCGGCGTCGGCAACGGTAACCTCGGTCCCATGGCCTCACGTACGTCCGGCAAGGGTTCCCAGGGCACGGCGGGCACCGCGAAGAGCGTCGGCCGTACCGCGGGCCCGGCGAAGAAAGCCGCGCCCGCCAAGAAGTCCCCGAAGTCCCCGGCGAAGAAGTCCGCGTCCGCGTCCGCGCCCGCCAGGAAGGCGCCGGCGAAAAGGGCGCCCGCGAAGAAGACCGCCGCCAGGAAGCCCGCGCCCAAGCCCGCACCGTCTCCCACCGGGGGCGTGTACCGGCTCGTGCGGGCCGTCTGGCTCGGTGCCGCGCACGGCGTCGGTGCGCTGTTCCGCTCGATAGGGCGCGGGGCGAAGGGGCTCGACCCCGCCCATCGCAAGGACGGCCTCGCGCTCCTCCTGCTCGGCCTGGCGCTGATCGTCGCCGCGGGCACCTGGTCGAGCCTGCGGGGACCGGTCGGCGATCTCGTCGAGATGCTGGTGACCGGGGCGTTCGGCCGGCTGGATCTGCTCGTGCCGATACTGCTGGGCGCCATCGCCGTCCGGCTGATCCTGTACCCGCAGAGGCCGGAGGCCAACGGCCGGATCGTCATCGGGCTCTCCGCACTCGTCATCGGTATCCTCGGACAGGTCCACATCGCCTGCGGCTCGCCGGGCCGCGAGGACGGCACCGAGGCGATGCAGGACGCGGGCGGACTGATCGGCTGGGCCGCCTCCAAGCCGCTCGTGTTCACGATGGGCGAGGTCCTCGCCGTACCGCTGCTCGTGCTGCTGACCGTGTTCGGACTGCTCGTGGTCACGGCCACCCCCGTCAACGCCATTCCCCAGCGGCTGCGGACGCTCGGCGTCAAGCTGGGCATCGTCGAGCCGGCGTACGAGCCCGGCGCGGACGGCGGGAGCGACGACGACCGTTACGACGAGCAGTGGCGCGAGGCGCTGCCCGGCCGCTCGCGCCGCGGCACCGGCCGCCGCTCGGAGGCGGACACGGAGTACGACCCGGACCACGCCGAGTCGGAGGCGCTCTCCCGGCGCGGGCGGTCGCGCAAGCCGTCCGTGCAGCCCGCGATGAACCGCACCATGGACGCCGTGGATGTCGCCGCGGCCGCCGCCGCGGCGCTCGACGGCGCCGTGCTCAACGGCATGCCCCCCTCGCCGCTCGTCGCCGACCTGACCCAGGGCGTCTCCGTGGACCGGGACCGCGACCGTACGGGCGCGGGCACCCCCGTGCCCGGGGCCCGGGAGGCGGAGAAGGGCCGGGCCGGGGCGAAGGGCCCGGGCGCCGGAACGGCGGGGTCGCTCTCCGGCGGCGTACCGGATCTCACGAAGCCCGCCCCCGAGCACTCGCAGCCGCTGCCCGCGCGGGCCGAGCAGCTCCAGCTCTCCGGGGACATCACGTACTCGCTGCCCTCGCTCGACCTGCTGGAGCGCGGCGGGCCGGGGAAGACCCGCAGCGCCGCAAATGACGTGGTCGTCGCCTCCCTGACGAACGTCTTCACGGAGTTCAAGGTGGATGCCGCCGTCACCGGCTTCACCCGCGGCCCGACGGTCACGCGGTACGAGGTCGAGCTGGGGCCGGCCGTGAAGGTCGAGCGGATCACCGCGCTCACCAAGAACATCGCGTACGCCGTCGCCAGTCCGGACGTCCGCATCATCTCCCCGATCCCCGGCAAGTCCGCGGTGGGCATCGAGATCCCCAACTCCGACCGCGAGATGGTCAACCTCGGCGACGTACTGCGCCTCGCGGACGCGGCGGAGGACGACCACCCGATGCTCGTGGCGCTCGGCAAGAACGTCGAGGGCGGCTACGAGATGGCCAACCTCGCGAAGATGCCGCACGTCCTGGTCGCCGGTGCGACCGGATCCGGCAAGTCCTCCTGCATCAACTGTCTGATCACCTCGGTCATGGTGCGGGCGACCCCGGACGACGTCCGGATGGTCCTGGTCGACCCCAAGCGGGTCGAGCTCACCGCGTACGAGGGCATCCCGCACCTGATCACGCCGATCATCACCAACCCGAAGAAGGCCGCCGAGGCCCTCCAGTGGGTCGTACGGGAGATGGATCTGCGCTACGACGACCTCGCGGCGTACGGCTACCGGCACATCGACGACTTCAACCACGCCGTGCGCAACGGCAAGGCCAAGGCCCCCGAGGGCAGCGAGCGGGAGCTGTCGCCGTACCCGTATCTGCTGGTCATCGTCGACGAGCTGGCCGACCTGATGATGGTCGCCCCGCGTGACGTCGAGGACTCGATCGTCCGCATCACCCAGCTGGCCCGTGCCGCCGGCATCCATCTGGTGCTCGCCACCCAGCGGCCCTCGGTCGACGTGGTGACCGGTCTGATCAAGGCCAATGTGCCCTCCCGGCTGGCCTTCGCGACCTCCTCGCTCGCCGACAGCCGCGTCATCCTCGACCAGCCGGGTGCCGAAAAGCTCATCGGCAAGGGGGACGGGCTGTTCCTGCCGATGGGGGCGAACAAGCCCACCCGTATGCAGGGCGCCTTCGTCACCGAGGACGAGGTCGCGGCCATCGTCCAGCACTGCAAGGACCAGATGGCACCGGTCTTCCGCGAGGACGTCGTGGTCGGCACGAAGCAGAAGAAGGAGATCGACGAGGACATCGGCGACGACCTGGATCTGCTCTGCCAGGCCGCCGAGCTGGTCGTCTCCACACAGTTCGGGTCGACCTCGATGCTCCAGCGCAAGCTCCGGGTCGGATTCGCCAAGGCCGGACGGCTGATGGACCTCATGGAGTCCCGCAACATCGTGGGGCCCAGCGAGGGATCCAAGGCGCGCGATGTGATGGTGAAACCGGAGGAGCTCGACGGGGTGTTGGCGCTGATCCGGGGGGAAACTGCTCCGTAAAGGTTTTGTAGGCAACCGTTCCGGCGGGTCGTACGTCAACTTGGGAGGAGGGACAGTAGATGCTTCTCCATCAGCAGTTCCGGCGGCCCGGATTCCGGCTCCGTCCCCTACCCCGTCCTCAGCTCCTCCCGTTGCTCAGTCGAGTGCTCAGTGTGTCCAGTTCCGTGCTCCGCCCCGCAGGCCGGCCGCGGAGCCGTCCATGGGGCTGTCCGGCGATCCCGATGGCGTACAAAGTCGTCCCTCCCGGTTGCCCCACCCTTTCGTACCCCCCCTAGACTGAACATCCAGCAGGTGGCTCACGCTCGAAAGGCGCCCCCGTGTCCATCGGCAACTCCCCCGAAGACGACCGGCCTTCGATCGGTCGCGTGCTTCAGCAGGCTCGTATCGCCGCAGGTCTGACGGTCGAGGAAGTCAGCAGCTCCACCCGGGTGCGCATCCCCATCGTGCGCGCGATCGAGGAGGACGACTTCTCGCGCTGTGGCGGCGACGTGTACGCGCGCGGCCACATCCGTACGCTCGCCCGTGCCGTCGATATCGACCCGGAACCCCTGGTCGAGCAGTACGACGCCGGACACGGCGGCCGTCCTGTGCCCACTCCGGCGGCACCGCTGTTCGAGGCGGAACGCATCCGTTCCGAACCCCGACGGCCCAACTGGACCGCGGCCATGGTCGCGGCCATCGTCGCCGT from Streptomyces sp. NBC_00654 includes the following:
- a CDS encoding HAMP domain-containing protein, encoding MKKQRNGTIDVDAAALNRLLAALVAMRDGNFRRRLTVSGDGVMTEIAAVFNEVADRNLHLTGELARVRRVVGREGKLTERLETGACEGSWAAAIDASNELVDDLSRPVSEVGRVLAAIADGDLEQRMELRSHTADETVRPLRGEFLKVARTVNNLVDQLSAFTEQVTRVAVEVGTEGKLGGQAQVRGMSGSWKDLTDSVNTMAYRLTAQVRDIALVTTAVAKGDLSRKVTVHVAGEMLQLKNTVNTMVDQLSSFSSEVTRVAREVGTEGELGGQATVPGVAGVWKDLTDSVNTMAGNLTSQVRGIAEVTTAVANGDLSQKVTVSARGEVAQLAETINQMTETLRTFADEVTRVASEVGGEGLLGGQAQVPGAAGTWKDLTDSVNTVFRNLTTQVRDIAQVTTAVASGDMTQKVTVDVAGEMLELKNTVNTMVDQLQSFGSEVTRVAREVGVEGRLGGQAEVPGAAGTWKDLTDSVNTAFRNLTGQVRDIAQVTTAVANGDLSQKVTVDVAGEMLELKNTVNTMVAQLSSFADQVTRMARDVGTEGRLGGQARVDGVLGTWKELTDSVNFMAGNLTSQVRQIAQVTTAVARGDLSQKIDVDARGEILELKNTINTMVDQLSAFAEQVTRVAREVGTDGRLGGQAQVPGVAGVWRDLTDSVNGMAGNLTAQVRNIAQVATAVARGDLSQKIDVDARGEILELKNTLNTMVDQLSNFAEQVTRVAREVGTEGILGGQAEVQGVSGTWKDLTQSVNGMANNLTLQVRNIAEVTTAVAKGDLSKKITVDAKGEMLELVTTVNTMVDQLLNFADEVTRVAREVGTEGILGGQARVRGATGIWKDLSDNVNLMASNLTSQVRNISRVSSAVANGDLTKKVTVEARGEVAELADTVNTMVTTLSSFADEVTRVAREVGTEGALGGQARVPGVAGTWKDLTESVNSMASNLTGQVRQIATVTTAIARGDLTKKIDIDARGEIQELKNTINTMVDQLSSFAEEVTRVAREVGTEGQLGGQARVRDVNGTWRDLTESVNEMAGNLTRQVRAIAAVATAVTRGDLNLKIDVDAAGEIQVLQDNVNTMIANLRDTTLANKEQDWLKGNLARISGLMQGRRDLDDVASLIMSELTPVVSAQHGAFFLAMAPGDTGEVGSDSDAESLYELRMRGSYGYSAGSMPTSFRPGETLIGTAAEEKRTIQVDNVPPGYLKISSGLGEAPPAHVIVLPVLFEGKVLGVIELASFQPFTHIQRDFLNQLAEMIATSVNTISVNTKTEKLLEQSQELTEQLRDRSQELENRQKALQASNAELEEKAELLAQQNRDIEVKNTEIEEARQVLEERAEQLAVSMRYKSEFLANMSHELRTPLNSLLILAKLLADNAEGNLSPKQVEFAETIHGAGSDLLQLINDILDLSKVEAGKMDVSPTRIALVQLVDYVEATFRPLTAEKGLDFSVRVSPELPATLHTDEQRLLQVLRNLLSNAVKFTDSGAVELVIRPAGADVPNSIREHLLEAGSLRDADADLIAFSVTDTGIGIASSKMLVIFEAFKQADGTTSRKYGGTGLGLSISREIARLLGGEIHAASEPGRGSTFTLYLPLHASELPPQGYPQVGPGPIEIPGMTDGSALHGEAVRGAEQAPLGDPANSAGLFRRRRKALGDVARRPALPARPSAGAGGGAGAGAGAGAARDEWVQGAQEEPEARRTFRFRGEKVLIVDDDIRNVFALTSVLEQHGLSVLYAENGREGIEVLEQHDDVTVVLMDIMMPEMDGYATTTAIRRMPQFAGLPIIALTAKAMKGDREKAIDCGASDYVTKPVDPDHLLAVMEQWMHGE
- a CDS encoding response regulator; the encoded protein is MVQKAKILLVDDRPENLLALEAILSALDQTLVRASSGEEALKALLTDDFAVILLDVQMPGMDGFETAAHIKRRERTRDIPIIFLTAINHGPHHTFRGYAAGAVDYISKPFDPWVLRAKVSVFVELYMKNCQLREQAALLRLQLEGGGHAAGEHEREPAGLLAELSARLAAVEEQAEALSKQLDDESADAGAVATAAHLERKLTGLRRALDALEPGANGNAGVLPSQS
- a CDS encoding DNA translocase FtsK gives rise to the protein MASRTSGKGSQGTAGTAKSVGRTAGPAKKAAPAKKSPKSPAKKSASASAPARKAPAKRAPAKKTAARKPAPKPAPSPTGGVYRLVRAVWLGAAHGVGALFRSIGRGAKGLDPAHRKDGLALLLLGLALIVAAGTWSSLRGPVGDLVEMLVTGAFGRLDLLVPILLGAIAVRLILYPQRPEANGRIVIGLSALVIGILGQVHIACGSPGREDGTEAMQDAGGLIGWAASKPLVFTMGEVLAVPLLVLLTVFGLLVVTATPVNAIPQRLRTLGVKLGIVEPAYEPGADGGSDDDRYDEQWREALPGRSRRGTGRRSEADTEYDPDHAESEALSRRGRSRKPSVQPAMNRTMDAVDVAAAAAAALDGAVLNGMPPSPLVADLTQGVSVDRDRDRTGAGTPVPGAREAEKGRAGAKGPGAGTAGSLSGGVPDLTKPAPEHSQPLPARAEQLQLSGDITYSLPSLDLLERGGPGKTRSAANDVVVASLTNVFTEFKVDAAVTGFTRGPTVTRYEVELGPAVKVERITALTKNIAYAVASPDVRIISPIPGKSAVGIEIPNSDREMVNLGDVLRLADAAEDDHPMLVALGKNVEGGYEMANLAKMPHVLVAGATGSGKSSCINCLITSVMVRATPDDVRMVLVDPKRVELTAYEGIPHLITPIITNPKKAAEALQWVVREMDLRYDDLAAYGYRHIDDFNHAVRNGKAKAPEGSERELSPYPYLLVIVDELADLMMVAPRDVEDSIVRITQLARAAGIHLVLATQRPSVDVVTGLIKANVPSRLAFATSSLADSRVILDQPGAEKLIGKGDGLFLPMGANKPTRMQGAFVTEDEVAAIVQHCKDQMAPVFREDVVVGTKQKKEIDEDIGDDLDLLCQAAELVVSTQFGSTSMLQRKLRVGFAKAGRLMDLMESRNIVGPSEGSKARDVMVKPEELDGVLALIRGETAP